In Reichenbachiella agarivorans, one genomic interval encodes:
- a CDS encoding MFS transporter translates to MNKGLLTLAIGGFGIGMTEFVMMGILPDVALALDVTIPEAGHFISAYALGVVIGAPLFSAIGGRWPSNVVLMLLMGWFAVFNTLSSFANSYETLLVARFLSGMPHGAFFGIGAVVAGQICRPGKSAQAIAIMFGGLTVANVIGVPIGTYLGHHFHWSIAFMITGVVGLVALASVKLWMPQMPKASTAGFAEDAKLFKNPELWAVILLTTIGTGGLFCWYSYIAPLITEVAGHPDYVVSYAMTLAGIGMVIGNIVGAKLVDYFTPIHSVIISFATMAVLLIVNVYVAHDPVLILVMTFVIGVVAFTVGTPIQMVMINTAKGSEILGSSLNQSAFNMGNASGAYFAGLPIAMGYGFTSADVVGAAMATAGVLIAFGIILMRKRKKNLASQQTILQ, encoded by the coding sequence GGCGCTGGATGTCACGATTCCTGAGGCGGGACATTTTATCTCTGCCTATGCATTGGGTGTGGTGATAGGTGCACCATTGTTTTCAGCAATAGGAGGTCGCTGGCCATCCAATGTCGTACTGATGTTGCTCATGGGTTGGTTTGCAGTATTCAATACCCTTTCCTCTTTTGCGAATAGCTACGAAACTTTGTTGGTTGCTCGTTTCTTATCAGGCATGCCTCATGGTGCTTTCTTTGGGATTGGGGCTGTGGTCGCAGGTCAGATCTGTCGACCTGGCAAATCAGCCCAAGCCATCGCAATCATGTTTGGGGGATTGACAGTTGCCAATGTGATTGGTGTGCCGATTGGTACTTATTTAGGGCATCATTTTCATTGGAGTATTGCTTTTATGATCACAGGAGTGGTGGGGTTGGTTGCTCTCGCGAGTGTCAAACTATGGATGCCACAGATGCCAAAAGCTTCTACAGCTGGTTTTGCCGAGGATGCCAAGTTATTCAAGAACCCAGAACTTTGGGCGGTAATTTTGCTGACTACCATAGGTACAGGTGGGCTGTTTTGCTGGTACAGTTATATTGCTCCGTTGATTACGGAGGTAGCAGGTCACCCTGATTATGTGGTGAGCTATGCTATGACCCTCGCAGGCATAGGCATGGTGATAGGGAATATAGTTGGAGCTAAATTGGTTGATTATTTTACACCTATTCATTCAGTGATTATCAGCTTTGCCACGATGGCAGTGTTGCTGATTGTGAACGTGTATGTGGCACACGATCCAGTGTTGATTTTGGTGATGACCTTTGTGATAGGAGTAGTGGCTTTTACGGTGGGTACGCCGATTCAGATGGTGATGATCAATACGGCCAAAGGTTCCGAAATCCTAGGCTCCTCTCTCAACCAAAGTGCCTTCAATATGGGCAATGCCTCTGGTGCATACTTTGCAGGTTTGCCTATCGCTATGGGTTATGGATTTACGTCAGCAGATGTGGTAGGAGCAGCCATGGCAACTGCCGGCGTATTGATCGCATTTGGGATCATTTTGATGAGAAAACGGAAGAAAAATCTGGCGTCTCAGCAAACCATACTGCAATAA
- a CDS encoding RNA-binding S4 domain-containing protein, whose product MEIFKLKEGEEYIELNNLIKALGWVITGGEAKIRIDEGEVSVNGEVETRRRKKVRAGETVAYGEDMAVVEAGTKS is encoded by the coding sequence ATGGAAATATTCAAACTGAAAGAAGGAGAGGAGTATATCGAACTCAACAATCTGATCAAAGCCCTAGGCTGGGTGATCACAGGCGGTGAGGCCAAAATCCGTATCGATGAAGGTGAAGTCAGTGTCAATGGAGAGGTAGAGACACGCCGAAGAAAGAAGGTGCGTGCGGGTGAAACAGTTGCTTACGGGGAAGACATGGCTGTTGTTGAAGCAGGTACTAAAAGCTAA
- a CDS encoding DUF3817 domain-containing protein — translation MNIKTSIGRLRILAILEGISYLLFGITMPMKYMLDIPQPNYVVGMAHGWLFILYIGICLQNAVIYKWNFKIAALALIASLLPFGTFIADAKIFKPASDVGSSS, via the coding sequence ATGAATATCAAGACGTCCATAGGTAGGCTTAGGATTTTAGCCATATTAGAAGGTATCAGCTACTTGTTGTTTGGGATTACTATGCCGATGAAGTATATGCTGGATATCCCACAGCCCAATTATGTGGTAGGTATGGCTCATGGTTGGTTGTTCATATTGTATATCGGGATTTGTTTACAAAATGCTGTGATCTACAAGTGGAACTTCAAAATAGCTGCATTGGCACTGATAGCCTCCTTGCTTCCATTTGGTACTTTTATCGCAGATGCAAAGATCTTTAAACCTGCCAGCGATGTAGGTTCTAGCTCCTAG
- a CDS encoding hybrid sensor histidine kinase/response regulator: MVRFWNSLVVRFGLLFTFLVISCVLISGYLVFDQAAAMILNHSKERIQNDAQLVQRSFYRLLDEVSYDIAVWTNNPTVENYINDPSLYHAEQTEKLASVILKNKPAYFQLRILEAGTGEEIIRFDKKYGMIIKTPTDALQNKGNTEYYLNAVSSPEEYYFSEINLNEEYGKISMPLTPTLRAVGKIYDGQNMVRALLVINVDLTSFYHGLEQMIRSDSRLIITDSKGEYFFGEQKNKCFASQLGHEASFPNDYQIDWHAFVAQQHAVGSIKGTDGKDYVVQMDELIYSESQHQLYLFTMMELDSLMADAESVRNSSLKTVFVVGVIALFLVFFFIWILSRGINQITRAVSDLDHHTESKVDLPIGRKDEVGLLARSFSNMRQRIDHQVTELKTALFSEQRAIKERDEFLQNMSHELRTPLNAILGLTQLLNKNKRTAEQQPIIDSLYRSTINLTGLMHDILDQQKLMEGRVKLKLIPSNLYDLLYDIYASYQYEAVNKGLTFDFGVAQELKHKTLLMDPLRFNQIVINLVVNAIKYTKIGTVTLSAELREDHLIVDVHDTGEGIEEENLQYIKERFYRAVDERGVKIDGFGLGLSIVKQLIELFGGKLTVTSELKQGSKFSVILPVTEVSHDSLKSRGVEQTHYPKLLGQYRVLHVEDDPSALLLVKSTLQLPFVSLIQVSSIEAAVNINQELKPHLILTDLMLGSEPMSASQRTEWIDEADAPVIVLSAFDADVSHAESANYLQKPFDLNQLLDLVMVKLGSQEFDLPYMNGIYAQYDHRPDKIANYLKIMISEFNTYIQRIEEVKISQEEKEWKAILHKLITHINAMKLEKLAESLPNGVHDLDESQLTTIINQLRFYLCFFRNELRINSID; encoded by the coding sequence ATGGTTAGGTTTTGGAATTCGCTGGTCGTCAGGTTTGGCTTACTTTTTACTTTTTTAGTGATCTCATGTGTGTTGATCTCTGGGTATTTGGTATTTGATCAAGCCGCTGCGATGATCTTGAATCACAGCAAAGAGCGGATTCAAAACGATGCTCAGCTGGTACAGCGGTCATTCTACAGGTTGCTCGATGAGGTGAGTTATGACATAGCTGTCTGGACCAATAATCCTACGGTAGAGAATTACATCAATGATCCGTCCCTCTACCATGCCGAGCAAACCGAGAAGCTCGCCAGTGTGATTCTGAAAAATAAACCTGCCTACTTTCAGCTAAGGATTTTGGAAGCAGGTACAGGTGAGGAGATCATTCGATTCGACAAGAAGTATGGCATGATCATCAAGACGCCAACTGATGCATTGCAAAACAAAGGAAATACAGAATATTATCTCAATGCAGTTTCTAGTCCTGAGGAGTACTACTTCTCAGAGATCAATCTCAACGAAGAATATGGTAAAATAAGTATGCCACTGACACCCACCCTTCGGGCTGTCGGAAAGATATACGACGGACAAAACATGGTACGGGCACTGTTGGTAATCAATGTGGATTTGACCTCTTTTTATCATGGATTGGAGCAAATGATCCGTTCTGATTCTCGATTGATTATCACGGACAGCAAAGGGGAGTATTTTTTTGGAGAACAGAAGAACAAATGTTTTGCTTCTCAATTGGGACATGAGGCTTCATTTCCAAATGATTATCAGATTGATTGGCATGCGTTTGTTGCCCAACAACATGCTGTGGGTAGTATCAAAGGCACGGATGGGAAGGATTACGTCGTACAGATGGATGAATTGATTTATTCTGAAAGTCAGCATCAGTTGTATCTATTTACGATGATGGAGCTAGATAGTCTTATGGCGGATGCTGAGTCAGTCAGGAATAGCTCCTTAAAAACAGTTTTTGTAGTTGGAGTCATAGCATTGTTTTTGGTATTTTTCTTTATCTGGATTTTGTCTCGGGGTATCAATCAAATCACCCGAGCAGTGAGTGATCTGGATCATCACACCGAATCCAAAGTTGATTTGCCCATTGGAAGGAAGGATGAAGTCGGTCTGTTGGCAAGGTCGTTTTCCAACATGAGACAGCGCATTGACCACCAAGTGACTGAGTTGAAAACTGCATTGTTTAGCGAACAAAGAGCGATCAAGGAAAGAGATGAATTCTTGCAAAACATGAGTCATGAGCTGAGAACACCGCTCAATGCCATCCTTGGCTTGACCCAATTGCTCAACAAGAACAAAAGAACCGCAGAACAACAGCCTATCATTGATTCCTTGTATCGCAGCACGATCAATCTGACTGGTTTGATGCATGACATATTGGATCAACAAAAATTGATGGAGGGTCGTGTGAAGCTAAAGCTAATACCGTCCAATCTCTATGATCTGCTCTATGATATCTATGCCAGTTATCAATATGAGGCGGTCAACAAGGGATTGACTTTTGACTTTGGAGTAGCTCAGGAATTGAAACATAAAACCCTCTTGATGGATCCATTGAGATTCAATCAAATTGTGATCAACTTGGTGGTAAATGCCATCAAATACACGAAAATAGGGACTGTGACATTGTCTGCCGAGCTGCGCGAAGATCATCTCATAGTGGATGTCCATGACACAGGGGAAGGTATCGAGGAGGAAAACCTGCAATACATCAAAGAGCGGTTTTACAGAGCGGTGGATGAGCGTGGAGTAAAGATTGATGGTTTTGGACTGGGATTGTCAATTGTGAAGCAATTGATAGAGCTGTTTGGAGGGAAGCTGACAGTAACCTCCGAACTCAAACAAGGGTCTAAGTTTAGTGTAATATTGCCAGTGACCGAAGTCTCACATGATAGTTTGAAATCCAGAGGAGTGGAGCAAACGCACTACCCAAAACTGTTGGGGCAGTATAGGGTTTTGCATGTAGAGGATGACCCTTCAGCACTTTTGCTAGTAAAGAGCACTTTGCAGTTGCCATTTGTGTCATTGATCCAAGTCAGCAGCATAGAGGCGGCTGTCAATATAAATCAAGAGTTGAAGCCTCATCTGATATTGACTGACTTGATGTTGGGCAGCGAACCCATGTCAGCATCACAACGAACTGAGTGGATTGATGAGGCAGATGCACCAGTGATTGTACTATCAGCTTTTGATGCAGATGTCTCTCATGCTGAATCGGCCAATTACTTGCAAAAGCCATTTGACCTCAATCAATTGTTGGACTTGGTGATGGTAAAATTGGGAAGCCAAGAGTTTGATTTGCCATACATGAATGGAATCTACGCGCAATATGACCATCGTCCCGACAAGATTGCCAACTATCTCAAAATCATGATTTCTGAGTTTAATACTTACATTCAGCGAATCGAAGAAGTAAAAATCAGTCAAGAAGAAAAGGAGTGGAAGGCCATTCTGCACAAATTGATTACTCATATCAATGCTATGAAGCTAGAAAAGTTGGCCGAGTCATTGCCAAATGGAGTCCATGATTTGGACGAGTCACAGTTGACGACCATTATCAACCAATTGCGTTTTTATTTGTGCTTTTTTCGCAACGAATTGCGAATCAATTCAATAGATTGA
- a CDS encoding LytR/AlgR family response regulator transcription factor: MRCLIVDDDPLICDMLEHFCSKVDFISHVTLSNSGFEAINLINQRTFDLILLDYDLPDITGKDILQVVDNHTPVIMITANKDFGHESYNYDQIVDFLVKPIEFTRFFKGVLKVKKEIPNILKTENHLFIKDGNSLVKVNLNEVLYIKSAGNYAELIFEKKKVMTLMTLKEMETKLPSHFQRVHRSCIVNVDKVESIANGDVRIQDHEISISSSYEHDLMKKINLLN, from the coding sequence ATGCGTTGCTTGATTGTAGATGATGACCCTCTGATATGTGATATGCTGGAGCATTTTTGTTCCAAGGTTGACTTCATCTCGCATGTCACGCTATCCAACAGTGGTTTCGAAGCAATTAACCTCATCAACCAGCGTACATTTGATTTGATTCTATTGGACTATGACCTGCCAGACATTACTGGCAAAGACATCCTACAAGTCGTTGACAACCATACCCCTGTAATCATGATTACAGCCAACAAAGACTTTGGACATGAGTCATACAACTATGACCAAATTGTGGATTTCCTAGTCAAACCCATCGAATTTACACGTTTTTTCAAAGGTGTACTCAAGGTCAAAAAAGAAATACCAAATATCCTCAAAACTGAAAACCATCTATTCATCAAAGATGGAAATAGTCTGGTAAAAGTAAACTTGAATGAGGTACTCTACATCAAATCAGCAGGCAACTATGCAGAGCTGATCTTTGAAAAAAAGAAAGTTATGACCCTGATGACCTTGAAAGAGATGGAGACAAAATTGCCCTCACACTTTCAACGTGTACATAGATCATGTATCGTCAATGTGGACAAGGTCGAGAGCATCGCCAACGGAGATGTCCGCATCCAAGACCATGAAATCTCCATCAGCAGCAGCTACGAGCATGATTTGATGAAAAAAATCAATCTATTGAATTGA
- a CDS encoding calcium/sodium antiporter — translation MIYVLFLLGFVLLIKGADVLVEGASSVAKRYNIPELVIGLTIVSFGTSMPELIVNLLASFDGSSELAIGNVFGSNIANVLLILGVSAIIRPLPIQKSIYFTEIPISLVATFMVGFLANADLFVDVKGLSLSRIDGAILLFFFGMFMAYIFVISRSKDNPEGLVVQEPDIVVLPKRKSILYVILGSFALFLGGKWVVDGAIEIALHFGLSETFIGLTVVAIGTSLPELVTSAVAAKKGQADMAVGNVIGSNIFNLLWILGVSAMLRPLPFDVANNSDIMMVILASTMLILAVIVGKKTRVDRWEGVVFLVVYFGYLTYLVMRG, via the coding sequence ATGATATATGTATTGTTTTTGCTTGGGTTTGTGTTACTCATTAAAGGTGCAGATGTTTTAGTAGAAGGAGCCTCCTCTGTTGCCAAGAGATACAATATCCCTGAGTTGGTCATTGGATTGACGATTGTTTCATTTGGGACGAGTATGCCTGAGTTGATCGTCAATTTGCTGGCAAGTTTTGATGGTAGTTCGGAGCTGGCTATCGGCAATGTCTTTGGTAGCAACATTGCCAATGTCCTGTTGATTTTGGGGGTGTCCGCGATTATCAGACCCCTTCCGATCCAAAAGAGCATTTATTTTACCGAAATCCCGATTTCGTTGGTGGCTACCTTTATGGTAGGATTCTTGGCCAATGCTGATTTATTTGTAGATGTGAAAGGCCTGTCATTGAGCAGAATTGATGGCGCAATTTTACTGTTCTTTTTTGGTATGTTTATGGCCTATATTTTCGTCATTTCTAGATCAAAGGACAATCCAGAGGGGTTGGTGGTTCAGGAGCCAGACATCGTCGTACTGCCCAAACGAAAATCCATTCTTTACGTGATTTTAGGGTCTTTTGCATTGTTTTTAGGAGGCAAATGGGTAGTGGATGGTGCTATTGAAATAGCACTTCATTTTGGCTTGAGCGAAACATTTATTGGACTCACAGTAGTGGCCATCGGTACTTCACTTCCTGAGTTGGTTACCTCAGCAGTTGCAGCCAAAAAGGGTCAAGCAGACATGGCTGTTGGTAATGTAATAGGTTCAAACATCTTCAATTTACTTTGGATATTGGGAGTCAGTGCTATGCTCAGACCCTTGCCATTCGATGTGGCCAACAACAGTGATATTATGATGGTGATTCTGGCAAGTACCATGCTGATCCTAGCTGTCATAGTAGGGAAAAAGACAAGAGTAGATAGGTGGGAAGGAGTCGTTTTCTTGGTTGTGTACTTTGGTTACCTAACCTACTTGGTTATGAGGGGGTAA
- the cysM gene encoding cysteine synthase CysM, giving the protein MSAQNISELIGNTPLVRVFLPEIPDHVEIYGKLEGNNPGGSVKDRPAYFMINEALKRGEIKKDTKLVEATSGNTGIALAMVAASFDMDITLVMPENSTQERIDTMTAFGAKVVLTPEAGTIELSRTIADEMVEKEGYVMLNQFANNDNYRAHYNTTGPEIWNDTKGKITHFVSSMGTTGTIMGNSMYLKEKNAQIQIIGVQPQEGDNIPGIRKWSPEFLPEIYDDARVDSILYVSRDQAVAMTKRLAKETGILAGMSSGGAMHAAVELAKTLTEPATIVSIICDRGDRYLSSGLFSD; this is encoded by the coding sequence ATGTCAGCTCAAAATATCAGTGAATTAATTGGCAACACACCACTCGTCAGAGTCTTTTTACCGGAGATTCCAGATCATGTAGAGATCTACGGCAAACTAGAGGGCAACAACCCTGGCGGCAGTGTCAAAGACAGACCTGCCTACTTCATGATCAATGAAGCCCTCAAAAGAGGAGAGATTAAAAAGGATACAAAATTGGTCGAAGCGACCAGTGGCAATACAGGTATAGCACTAGCCATGGTAGCTGCATCATTTGACATGGACATCACCCTCGTCATGCCTGAGAACTCGACACAAGAACGCATAGACACCATGACCGCCTTTGGAGCCAAGGTAGTCCTGACGCCCGAGGCTGGAACCATAGAACTGTCCAGAACCATCGCGGACGAAATGGTCGAAAAAGAAGGGTATGTCATGCTCAATCAATTTGCCAACAACGACAACTACCGTGCGCACTACAACACGACTGGTCCTGAGATATGGAATGATACCAAAGGAAAAATCACCCACTTCGTCTCTAGCATGGGCACCACGGGTACGATCATGGGCAACTCCATGTATCTCAAAGAGAAGAATGCCCAAATCCAAATTATCGGTGTGCAACCTCAAGAAGGTGACAACATCCCAGGAATCAGAAAGTGGTCACCAGAATTCTTACCTGAGATCTACGATGATGCCCGGGTTGACAGCATCCTCTATGTGAGCAGAGATCAAGCGGTAGCCATGACCAAACGTCTGGCTAAAGAAACAGGAATACTCGCAGGTATGAGTAGCGGTGGTGCCATGCACGCAGCAGTAGAACTAGCCAAAACCTTGACAGAGCCAGCTACCATAGTATCGATCATTTGTGACAGAGGGGACAGATATTTGAGTTCGGGATTGTTTTCAGATTGA
- a CDS encoding serine O-acetyltransferase: MKKSFFDKIHKAHNVPKALPGEKEIDQFIVRLLQFLFPELNNIRFKTESEIQEEFAAIQQLFEDLLLKTEACEKSFALSSCQLFFSELENIYDLCIEDADAILSGDPAAIDRKEVIRTYPGFFAIAIYRIAHVMLGLDIPYLPRIFTEYAHVRTSIDIHPKAKIGRKFCIDHGTGVVVGETCIIGSNVKVYQGVTLGAMSVRKEMALTKRHPTIGDNVVIYAGATILGGRTVIGANSIIGGNVWLTESVAPNSRVYYAHDSQLIKASV; the protein is encoded by the coding sequence ATGAAAAAATCGTTTTTTGATAAAATTCACAAAGCACACAATGTACCCAAGGCACTTCCTGGCGAAAAGGAAATTGACCAGTTCATTGTCAGGCTGCTTCAGTTCCTCTTTCCTGAACTCAACAACATTAGGTTCAAGACAGAGTCAGAAATCCAAGAAGAGTTTGCAGCCATTCAACAATTGTTTGAAGATTTGTTACTGAAAACAGAGGCTTGTGAAAAGAGCTTTGCCCTTAGTTCGTGTCAGTTGTTTTTTTCAGAACTCGAAAACATCTACGACCTCTGCATAGAGGACGCAGATGCGATCCTGAGTGGTGATCCAGCAGCCATCGATCGCAAGGAGGTGATCCGCACCTACCCTGGATTTTTTGCTATTGCCATCTATCGGATTGCACATGTCATGTTGGGATTGGACATTCCCTACCTCCCCAGGATCTTTACGGAGTATGCTCATGTACGCACATCTATTGATATCCATCCAAAAGCTAAGATTGGACGAAAATTTTGTATCGATCATGGTACAGGTGTAGTGGTAGGCGAGACTTGTATCATCGGTAGCAATGTCAAGGTATATCAAGGTGTCACGCTGGGTGCGATGAGTGTACGCAAAGAAATGGCACTCACCAAAAGACACCCAACGATCGGTGACAATGTGGTCATCTATGCAGGAGCAACCATCCTCGGTGGGCGTACCGTCATTGGTGCCAACAGCATCATAGGCGGCAATGTCTGGTTGACCGAAAGTGTAGCACCCAACAGCCGCGTGTACTATGCACATGACTCACAATTGATCAAAGCCTCAGTTTAA
- a CDS encoding damage-control phosphatase ARMT1 family protein yields MLSHYPKIPIDPLAFSGMTFRVRYPKILDEVINSNLYNQEIRARLHNLKSQLDTLVVKRIHENDPLWEVFYADYEEKNLNDLPFFDAEVYLFAYILHLTDYDRVGTDPFSTIKSQDLEKNQATFDTILLESKDWDTPDFVLGSLHGNKSDLSQLKSAEELSIQLLLDDRPQLLHDFECATHVDMILDNAGMELFSDLMLVNHLVDRYGHQIKLHIKSAPIFVSDVIQSDIDNLLSLLAAHGAKDFADAITNKIEQEQIIVQANPFWTSPQHFSQLPVDLITPHSLLLSKGDANYRRFFEDRIIPSTQPSASLIKYLKHPTYCIRTLKSDIQTGLTEVQCITLDSQEIDWKVNGTRAVIQMLH; encoded by the coding sequence ATGTTGAGCCACTACCCAAAGATTCCCATTGATCCGCTTGCCTTTTCAGGAATGACCTTTCGTGTGCGGTACCCCAAGATTCTCGATGAGGTAATCAACAGCAACTTGTACAACCAAGAGATTAGGGCTCGACTCCACAATTTAAAGTCTCAGCTTGACACTTTGGTTGTCAAGCGGATTCATGAGAATGACCCTCTTTGGGAAGTGTTTTATGCGGATTATGAAGAGAAAAACTTGAATGACTTGCCATTCTTCGATGCGGAAGTTTATCTATTTGCCTACATCCTTCATTTGACTGATTATGACAGAGTAGGGACAGACCCATTTTCAACAATCAAGTCCCAAGACTTAGAAAAGAACCAAGCCACCTTTGATACCATCCTACTGGAATCAAAGGATTGGGACACACCTGATTTTGTACTCGGTAGTCTGCATGGCAACAAATCAGATCTGAGTCAATTGAAGAGTGCCGAGGAGTTGAGTATCCAACTACTGCTCGATGATCGTCCACAGCTCCTTCATGATTTTGAGTGCGCTACACATGTCGATATGATCTTAGACAATGCAGGAATGGAACTGTTCAGCGACTTGATGCTAGTTAATCATTTGGTGGATCGCTATGGACATCAAATCAAACTGCATATTAAGTCAGCACCTATTTTTGTCTCTGATGTGATACAATCAGACATAGATAACCTACTCTCCCTCCTAGCAGCACATGGAGCAAAAGACTTTGCTGATGCTATAACTAACAAGATAGAGCAAGAGCAAATCATTGTACAGGCAAATCCATTTTGGACCAGTCCTCAGCATTTCAGTCAGCTCCCTGTAGACCTAATCACCCCACACTCACTGCTGCTATCCAAAGGAGACGCCAATTACCGTAGGTTCTTTGAAGACCGGATCATCCCTTCTACACAGCCATCTGCTTCCTTGATCAAATACCTGAAGCACCCAACCTACTGCATCCGTACCCTCAAATCAGACATACAAACTGGATTGACAGAGGTACAATGCATCACGCTAGACAGTCAAGAAATCGACTGGAAAGTCAACGGAACTCGGGCTGTGATACAGATGTTGCATTGA
- a CDS encoding cold-shock protein has product MAKPQETYNKKEKEKKRIKKREEKQQKREERKNNSQGGDLESMITYIDEDGNFTDTPPDPTKKKKINAKNIEIGVPKREEEVVEAVKKGTVEFFNDSKGFGFIKEQLTQEKYFVHVNGLIDDIQEGNKVSFELERGMKGMNAVRVKKI; this is encoded by the coding sequence ATGGCGAAACCGCAAGAAACTTATAACAAGAAAGAAAAAGAGAAAAAACGTATCAAGAAGCGCGAAGAGAAGCAGCAGAAAAGAGAAGAACGCAAGAACAACTCACAAGGTGGTGATCTAGAAAGCATGATTACTTACATCGATGAAGATGGCAACTTCACCGACACTCCTCCAGACCCAACCAAGAAAAAGAAAATCAACGCCAAGAACATCGAGATCGGTGTACCAAAAAGAGAAGAAGAAGTAGTAGAAGCGGTCAAAAAAGGAACTGTCGAGTTCTTCAACGATTCTAAAGGCTTTGGTTTCATCAAAGAACAATTGACTCAGGAGAAATACTTCGTACACGTCAATGGCTTGATCGACGACATACAAGAAGGCAACAAAGTAAGTTTCGAATTAGAACGTGGTATGAAAGGCATGAATGCCGTTCGAGTTAAGAAAATATAA
- a CDS encoding DoxX family protein, translating to MSTLYLAAGINHFVQPKFYLRIIPPIFKNKERINQLSGAAEIILAIGLITPLQSYAAWGIILLLITVFPANIYHLQQKGAGMKVPIWVLWLRLPLQLVLIWWAYLYT from the coding sequence ATGTCTACCTTGTACCTCGCAGCAGGTATCAACCATTTTGTGCAACCTAAATTTTACCTCAGGATCATCCCTCCTATTTTCAAAAACAAAGAGCGCATCAATCAACTGAGTGGAGCGGCAGAAATCATTCTTGCCATCGGATTGATCACGCCATTGCAATCTTACGCCGCTTGGGGAATCATTCTATTGCTCATCACTGTTTTCCCAGCCAACATCTACCACTTGCAGCAGAAAGGAGCAGGAATGAAGGTTCCTATCTGGGTGCTATGGCTCAGACTACCCTTACAGTTGGTGCTGATTTGGTGGGCCTACCTTTATACCTGA
- a CDS encoding winged helix-turn-helix transcriptional regulator → MMNNDNNKEVIKYNGKELSCSLAFTLLLIGDKYKSLILFHLKDGALRSGELQKSITDISNRMFTYSIRALEKDKLVKRKVYPVAPPKVEYELTEQGESLIPIILQLDKWGRDFANYHHLYAPCE, encoded by the coding sequence ATGATGAATAATGACAACAATAAGGAAGTTATCAAATACAATGGCAAGGAACTAAGCTGCTCTTTGGCTTTTACGCTGCTGTTGATTGGAGATAAGTATAAAAGCCTCATTTTGTTTCATCTCAAGGATGGGGCTCTACGGTCAGGCGAATTACAAAAAAGCATTACTGATATATCCAATAGGATGTTTACGTACTCTATCCGCGCACTTGAAAAGGATAAATTGGTAAAGCGTAAAGTGTATCCTGTAGCTCCTCCCAAAGTCGAATATGAATTAACTGAACAGGGGGAGTCACTCATCCCCATTATTCTCCAACTGGACAAATGGGGACGAGATTTTGCAAATTATCATCACTTGTATGCACCTTGTGAGTAG
- a CDS encoding lactoylglutathione lyase family protein, with product MKNLDESIQPYPKTFSHIGITVPDINKAVKFYTEVLGFYVIMEPTEVKEENETAIGQMCIDVFGRGWKTFKIAHLSTGDKIGFELFEFKESKELEPSFEPFRTGLFHFSIQDPDVEGLVQKIVDAGGKQRMPIRAYYPNEKPYRMCYVEDPFGTVFEIYSHSYELHYSQGAYK from the coding sequence ATGAAGAATTTAGATGAATCAATACAACCCTACCCCAAAACCTTTTCTCACATTGGAATTACTGTTCCTGACATAAATAAAGCAGTCAAATTCTATACTGAGGTTTTAGGGTTTTATGTGATTATGGAACCCACTGAGGTAAAAGAAGAAAATGAAACGGCCATTGGACAAATGTGTATTGATGTTTTCGGAAGAGGCTGGAAAACATTTAAAATAGCACATCTATCTACTGGTGACAAGATAGGTTTTGAATTGTTCGAATTCAAAGAAAGTAAAGAGTTAGAACCGTCTTTTGAACCCTTCCGTACTGGATTATTTCACTTTTCAATTCAAGATCCAGATGTTGAAGGGCTTGTTCAAAAGATCGTAGATGCAGGAGGAAAACAAAGAATGCCCATCAGAGCCTATTACCCTAACGAAAAACCTTATCGTATGTGTTATGTTGAGGACCCTTTTGGTACTGTATTCGAAATTTATTCTCACTCCTATGAACTGCACTACTCACAAGGTGCATACAAGTGA